In Microcoleus sp. AS-A8, one DNA window encodes the following:
- a CDS encoding HNH endonuclease, whose product MSTGQQPENQQDLAYYRQRFWELNVNRTEEGEALYQPILLLSVIDLIAQGVIEDNNYIPITEELRTTFNKYRAILIVDQNIKGAKKSKSSLSLPFFHLQNEEHQFWHLDYKPEYHRSVKINKKKTNDDIRKSITQLKKYVNHAFIEEDLFNLIKDEKSREELVDTLVTRWFSSSEDKIENLLKANQSFHDSIQKEIKKLSNVGRSEKVQKFYFSKAAAREAVFGKAVVGIYDYKCAFCRLKVTNSLKQNIVDGAHIEPFAISFNNQINNGISLCKNHHWAFDKGWFSITNNYKIIVANDLQEESPHTREMQEFNGEKILLPDSIKYAPDQYYPSDNSLEWHRKKWGFQT is encoded by the coding sequence ATGAGTACAGGACAACAGCCAGAAAACCAGCAAGATTTAGCATACTACCGTCAGCGTTTTTGGGAGCTTAATGTAAATAGAACTGAAGAGGGAGAGGCTCTCTACCAACCGATACTGCTCTTATCTGTAATTGATCTAATTGCACAAGGTGTAATAGAAGATAATAATTATATTCCTATCACAGAGGAATTAAGAACTACATTCAACAAGTATAGAGCTATCTTAATTGTTGATCAAAATATTAAGGGTGCTAAAAAATCAAAAAGTAGTTTATCTCTGCCATTTTTTCATTTGCAAAATGAAGAGCATCAATTTTGGCATCTTGACTACAAACCTGAATACCATCGTAGTGTCAAAATAAATAAGAAAAAAACCAATGACGACATAAGAAAATCAATTACGCAACTCAAAAAATATGTGAACCACGCCTTTATAGAGGAGGATTTGTTTAATTTAATAAAAGATGAAAAGTCAAGAGAGGAATTAGTTGATACGCTTGTAACAAGATGGTTTTCTTCAAGTGAAGATAAAATAGAAAATCTTTTGAAAGCCAATCAATCTTTTCATGATTCTATACAGAAGGAAATAAAAAAATTAAGTAACGTTGGACGCAGTGAAAAAGTGCAAAAATTTTATTTCAGTAAAGCAGCAGCTAGAGAGGCAGTTTTTGGTAAAGCAGTTGTAGGAATTTATGATTACAAATGTGCTTTCTGTAGATTGAAAGTGACCAATTCTCTGAAGCAAAATATTGTAGATGGCGCACATATTGAACCATTTGCAATATCATTTAATAATCAAATAAATAATGGAATATCCCTCTGTAAAAATCATCATTGGGCTTTTGACAAAGGCTGGTTTAGCATAACCAATAATTACAAAATTATTGTTGCTAACGACTTGCAGGAAGAATCGCCCCATACGCGAGAAATGCAAGAGTTTAACGGTGAAAAGATTCTCTTGCCAGATTCAATAAAATACGCTCCCGATCAATATTATCCAAGCGACAACTCACTCGAATGGCACCGTAAAAAATGGGGGTTTCAAACATGA
- the dndC gene encoding DNA phosphorothioation system sulfurtransferase DndC — MTEMQTSLFPPRTVAELVEDIQKLTEEIQELYSQDETPIVIGWSGGKDSTCVLQLVWNAIAALPPEKRTKKIYVITTDTLVENPIVSAWVRKSLERMKAAAQDQGLPIEPHLLSPAVKDTFWVCLMGKGYPAPRNRFRWCTERLKIKPADSFIREVIRTKGEVILALGTRKDESIKRAATMAKHRQGRVRDRLNPNPSRPCSLIYVPIEDWRTDEVWIYLNQWKNPWGNSNKDLFTMYRGATADNECPLVVDTSTPSCGSSRFGCWVCTMVDKDKSMEAMIQNDDEKEWMQPLLDIRNELDVEDDRPKRDFRRIYGKVELFERNVDGEMSVEPVPGPYTKYWREHWLRRVLEAQTQVRRTAPPEMRDITLITHEELSEIRRIWLEEKHEFDDSLPRIYEEVTGEPFQDTRPSAERRLLGSDEWTVLNEICEDEMHLELMARLLDTENQYHAKSRRGVYDSLEKCFASSSRSKDEAIENAHYQRNLKNTVKALKDDTAEIHEVRQLFEQSDRDEAKQLNLNWASLKFSSKNSDEENSDD, encoded by the coding sequence ATGACAGAAATGCAGACATCACTATTTCCACCACGCACTGTTGCCGAGTTAGTAGAAGATATACAAAAGCTAACTGAAGAAATCCAAGAGTTATATAGTCAAGACGAAACACCAATCGTTATTGGCTGGAGTGGCGGAAAAGATAGTACCTGTGTTCTACAACTTGTATGGAATGCGATCGCAGCCCTGCCACCAGAGAAACGAACTAAAAAAATTTACGTTATCACGACAGACACGCTGGTAGAAAATCCGATTGTCTCTGCTTGGGTACGCAAATCTCTAGAGCGGATGAAAGCTGCTGCCCAAGATCAAGGACTACCCATAGAACCCCATCTACTCTCTCCCGCAGTCAAAGACACATTCTGGGTTTGCTTAATGGGCAAAGGCTATCCAGCACCTAGAAATCGTTTCAGGTGGTGTACTGAACGCCTAAAAATTAAGCCTGCTGACTCTTTCATTCGTGAAGTAATCAGAACTAAAGGTGAAGTGATTCTTGCCTTGGGTACTCGGAAGGATGAAAGCATTAAACGGGCTGCAACAATGGCTAAACATAGACAGGGGCGAGTGCGAGATCGCCTGAACCCTAACCCTAGCCGACCTTGCTCCCTGATTTACGTTCCTATTGAAGACTGGCGTACTGATGAAGTCTGGATTTACTTGAATCAGTGGAAAAACCCTTGGGGAAACAGTAACAAAGACTTATTCACCATGTATCGAGGTGCGACAGCAGATAATGAATGCCCCTTAGTGGTAGATACTTCTACCCCTAGCTGTGGCAGTTCTCGTTTTGGTTGTTGGGTTTGCACGATGGTTGATAAGGATAAATCGATGGAGGCGATGATCCAAAATGATGACGAGAAGGAATGGATGCAGCCTTTACTCGATATCCGCAATGAATTAGATGTTGAGGACGATCGCCCTAAGAGAGACTTCCGCCGCATCTATGGTAAAGTCGAACTTTTTGAGCGCAATGTTGACGGTGAAATGTCAGTTGAACCAGTTCCCGGCCCCTATACTAAATACTGGCGGGAACATTGGTTAAGGCGAGTCTTAGAAGCACAAACCCAAGTTCGCCGCACCGCACCCCCAGAAATGCGCGATATCACCCTCATTACCCATGAAGAACTGAGTGAAATTCGCCGCATCTGGTTAGAAGAAAAGCACGAGTTCGACGACAGCTTACCCCGCATTTACGAAGAAGTCACAGGCGAACCCTTCCAAGACACTCGTCCCAGTGCAGAACGGAGACTACTCGGCAGTGACGAGTGGACAGTGTTAAATGAAATCTGTGAGGATGAAATGCACCTAGAACTCATGGCGAGACTGCTAGACACAGAAAACCAGTATCACGCAAAATCCCGGCGCGGTGTCTACGACAGCCTGGAGAAATGCTTTGCCAGCAGTTCTCGTTCTAAGGATGAAGCAATTGAGAATGCCCACTATCAAAGAAATTTGAAAAATACCGTCAAAGCTCTAAAAGATGATACGGCTGAAATTCACGAGGTTAGACAACTGTTCGAGCAAAGCGATCGCGACGAAGCAAAGCAGCTTAATTTAAATTGGGCAAGCTTGAAATTCTCAAGCAAAAACTCAGATGAGGAAAATTCGGACGATTAG
- the tnpA gene encoding IS200/IS605 family transposase: protein MALWRLYYHLVWATKERQPLINSDREDELYRYIIAKADDIRCIVHAIGGVEDHIHLVVSIPPKLAIADFTKKIKGSSAHHLNQALSASLNKFGWQEGYGVFSLGGKQLEQAVDSVKNQKAHHLNGTAIASLEQATNQDDSPKRWHPS, encoded by the coding sequence ATGGCTCTTTGGCGACTTTACTATCATCTTGTCTGGGCGACGAAAGAGCGTCAGCCTCTGATTAATTCTGATAGAGAGGATGAGCTTTACCGTTATATTATTGCTAAAGCTGATGATATTCGTTGTATTGTTCATGCGATTGGTGGTGTTGAAGATCATATTCATTTGGTAGTTTCTATTCCCCCAAAGCTAGCAATAGCTGATTTTACCAAAAAGATTAAAGGAAGCAGCGCTCATCATCTAAATCAGGCTTTGTCAGCTTCTTTAAATAAATTTGGTTGGCAGGAGGGATATGGTGTATTTTCGCTGGGAGGCAAGCAACTGGAGCAAGCGGTTGATTCTGTGAAGAATCAGAAAGCACATCATTTAAATGGAACTGCGATCGCGTCTTTGGAACAGGCGACGAATCAAGATGATTCTCCAAAACGTTGGCACCCTAGCTGA
- the dndD gene encoding DNA sulfur modification protein DndD produces the protein MIFLELVLQNFGPYLGKQVINLRPEIDDATRPIILFGGMNGGGKTTLMDAIRLALYGSRAQCSTRGNLSYPDFLTQSVNRNTPPTEKARIELAFEVIQDDRPTTLRVVRYWTADPKDGKDTLGVLIDEEWPDKALANTWDEYIENLLPLGISNLFLFDGEQVKELAELETPPPIVVGAIQSLLGLELAERLSTDLDILVSRKRREIASAKDIATLEEIEQKLHQQKDELEAETQELSGLNAELQRAEEKQHLAQEKFIYEGGKIASDRNLLQSQYKDLTAEADDTRQAMRELAAGALPLTLISPLLTQAQSQAETESRITQRQMAQDVLKERAQRLLDYITQLKLNAKHLERIKTFLEGENQELEQEIAANKEPWLLADSEALTQLENLIKHDLKYSQYKATKKQENLKELETEIDFLDRQIATAASPEAYEQLKNAVKEAQNEVAKAKAAHESVNRRCEELKRAIAKTKQDLEAYAEDNIKLRNNQHIITSAAKVQATLKLFKERLTLKKLNKLEIEVTECFRYLLHKSDLVHRVAIDTSSFSLSLYDLSGQLVPKHRLSAGEKQLLAIAFLWGLARVSGRHLPIAIDTPLGRLDSSHRTNLIDRYFPAASHQVILLSTDTEIGKTEVERLREADAIAREYLLKYDPTKRQTSAQLGYFW, from the coding sequence GTGATATTTCTTGAACTCGTCCTGCAAAATTTTGGCCCATACCTTGGCAAACAAGTTATCAATCTCCGTCCAGAAATTGATGACGCCACTCGCCCAATTATCCTGTTTGGCGGCATGAATGGCGGCGGTAAAACAACGCTTATGGATGCCATTCGCCTCGCTCTCTATGGTTCTCGCGCCCAATGTTCCACACGCGGCAATTTAAGCTATCCCGACTTCCTTACTCAGTCTGTCAACCGCAATACGCCACCCACAGAAAAAGCCCGAATTGAATTAGCCTTTGAAGTCATCCAAGACGATAGACCTACTACCTTAAGAGTGGTCAGATATTGGACAGCAGACCCCAAAGATGGCAAAGACACATTAGGTGTCCTCATTGATGAAGAATGGCCTGATAAAGCCCTAGCGAATACCTGGGACGAGTATATTGAAAACTTACTCCCGTTAGGGATTTCCAACCTATTTCTCTTCGACGGTGAACAAGTCAAAGAACTTGCCGAACTCGAAACACCACCCCCCATTGTCGTTGGAGCCATTCAATCCCTATTAGGCTTAGAACTAGCAGAACGCCTATCAACAGACTTAGATATTCTAGTCAGCCGCAAGCGCAGGGAAATCGCCAGCGCCAAAGACATCGCAACTTTAGAAGAAATTGAACAAAAACTGCATCAACAAAAAGACGAATTAGAAGCTGAAACGCAAGAATTATCTGGTCTTAATGCCGAATTACAACGAGCAGAAGAAAAACAGCACTTAGCCCAAGAAAAGTTCATCTATGAAGGCGGTAAAATTGCTAGCGATCGCAACCTACTCCAAAGCCAATACAAAGACCTAACCGCAGAGGCAGACGACACCCGTCAGGCAATGAGAGAATTAGCGGCGGGTGCCTTACCATTAACCCTAATTTCACCCCTGCTTACTCAAGCTCAATCCCAAGCCGAAACAGAAAGCCGTATTACTCAGCGGCAGATGGCACAGGATGTCTTAAAAGAGCGCGCTCAACGCCTATTGGATTATATTACCCAATTAAAATTAAATGCCAAACACCTAGAAAGAATTAAAACATTCCTAGAGGGAGAAAATCAAGAACTCGAACAAGAAATTGCCGCGAACAAAGAACCCTGGTTACTAGCTGATAGCGAGGCTTTAACTCAACTAGAGAATCTCATTAAACATGACCTAAAATACAGCCAATATAAAGCCACTAAAAAACAGGAAAATCTCAAAGAACTCGAAACCGAAATTGATTTCTTAGACCGACAAATTGCTACTGCTGCATCGCCCGAAGCTTACGAACAGTTGAAAAATGCCGTTAAAGAGGCACAAAACGAAGTCGCAAAAGCCAAAGCCGCCCATGAAAGCGTAAATCGCCGCTGTGAGGAATTAAAACGTGCGATCGCAAAAACTAAACAAGACTTAGAAGCCTATGCAGAGGACAATATCAAACTGAGAAATAATCAACATATTATCACCTCTGCCGCCAAGGTCCAAGCTACACTCAAACTCTTTAAAGAGCGATTAACCCTCAAAAAACTGAATAAATTAGAAATAGAAGTAACAGAGTGTTTCCGCTATCTCCTGCACAAATCTGACTTAGTACATCGGGTTGCCATTGATACGAGTAGCTTTAGCCTTTCCCTGTACGACCTCTCTGGACAACTCGTTCCCAAACATCGCCTTTCAGCAGGGGAAAAGCAGCTACTTGCGATCGCATTTCTCTGGGGACTCGCCCGCGTCTCCGGACGCCACCTCCCGATCGCGATCGACACACCCCTCGGACGCCTCGACTCCTCCCACCGCACCAACCTGATTGATCGCTACTTTCCCGCCGCCTCCCATCAGGTGATTCTCCTGTCCACCGACACCGAAATCGGCAAAACCGAAGTCGAACGCCTGAGAGAAGCAGACGCGATCGCACGGGAGTATCTCTTGAAATACGACCCCACCAAGCGCCAAACCAGCGCCCAGTTGGGTTACTTTTGGTAA
- a CDS encoding GAF domain-containing protein, translated as MSERGLQRVIDRIAGTLARDFLVQTTVNNLREVLNVDRVVLYYFYDEWEGRVTIESLSSEQFSILGSSGPDECFNDEYAQMYREGRVRAIADIETEPIHPCHRDFLRTMQIRANLAVPVLQGEKLWGLLIAHHCQDIHSWLLSDIEVMQKAAKTLAMTSAIQQS; from the coding sequence ATGTCCGAACGGGGTTTACAAAGAGTAATCGATCGCATTGCCGGCACTCTCGCCAGAGATTTCTTAGTGCAAACAACCGTAAACAATTTAAGGGAGGTTCTTAACGTTGATCGTGTAGTCTTGTATTACTTTTATGATGAGTGGGAAGGACGAGTGACTATTGAGTCTTTAAGTTCTGAACAGTTTTCGATCCTCGGCTCCAGCGGCCCCGACGAGTGCTTTAATGACGAATATGCCCAAATGTACCGAGAAGGACGGGTAAGAGCGATCGCAGATATTGAAACAGAACCCATCCATCCTTGCCACCGCGATTTCCTCCGAACAATGCAGATTCGTGCTAATTTAGCCGTACCTGTTTTGCAGGGCGAAAAGCTATGGGGACTGCTCATTGCTCATCACTGCCAAGATATTCACTCTTGGTTACTATCGGATATTGAGGTGATGCAAAAAGCCGCAAAAACATTAGCCATGACTTCTGCAATTCAACAGAGCTAA
- a CDS encoding thioredoxin family protein, producing MATNTPDSAPTSPQMAETTVGQRLRNFLITLVAFALGIALFLGTQTQTGATSLDVQAEASTPLEVALSNGKPTVMEFYANWCTSCQAMANDLGELKDKYGDGVNFVMLNVDNSKWLPEILNYRVDGIPHFVFFGEDGKAIAQAIGEQPRSIMDANLEALVAALPLPYTQANGQVSAFDAPVSTTKTSQDDPRTHGAQVQP from the coding sequence ATGGCTACGAATACACCTGATTCTGCACCAACCTCCCCTCAGATGGCTGAAACCACTGTTGGTCAACGCCTGAGAAATTTTTTGATCACGCTGGTTGCCTTTGCCCTCGGTATTGCCCTATTTTTAGGAACGCAAACCCAAACGGGTGCGACTTCCCTGGATGTCCAAGCAGAGGCATCTACCCCCTTAGAAGTGGCACTGAGCAATGGCAAGCCAACCGTCATGGAGTTCTATGCTAACTGGTGTACCAGTTGTCAGGCGATGGCGAACGATTTGGGGGAACTCAAAGATAAATATGGGGATGGCGTTAATTTTGTGATGTTGAATGTAGATAACAGCAAATGGTTACCAGAAATCCTCAATTATCGGGTGGATGGTATTCCTCATTTTGTGTTTTTTGGGGAAGATGGAAAAGCGATCGCTCAAGCTATTGGGGAACAACCTCGGAGCATCATGGATGCTAATTTAGAGGCTTTAGTGGCCGCTCTTCCTCTACCTTATACTCAAGCTAACGGACAGGTTTCTGCTTTTGACGCCCCCGTCTCTACAACCAAAACCAGTCAAGATGACCCTCGGACTCACGGTGCTCAAGTGCAACCGTAA
- a CDS encoding 4Fe-4S binding protein, producing MKKRVTLTFPKRTVHMPVTYRLAKDFNVAANIIRAQVAPNQIGTLVVELLGDIDELDAAIEWMRSQDINVSLIGREILIDEDSCVDCGLCTGVCPTQALTLDPVTFKLNFTRSRCIVCEQCIPTCPVQAISTNL from the coding sequence ATGAAAAAACGGGTAACGCTAACCTTTCCTAAACGCACCGTTCACATGCCAGTGACTTACCGACTGGCAAAGGATTTTAATGTAGCGGCAAATATCATCCGTGCCCAAGTAGCGCCGAATCAAATCGGGACGTTAGTCGTGGAATTATTGGGGGATATTGATGAGTTAGATGCTGCGATTGAGTGGATGCGATCGCAAGACATCAATGTGTCCCTAATAGGACGCGAAATTTTGATTGATGAAGACAGTTGTGTCGATTGTGGCTTATGTACAGGTGTTTGTCCCACCCAAGCGCTGACACTTGACCCAGTGACATTCAAACTCAACTTTACGCGATCGCGTTGCATTGTCTGCGAACAGTGTATTCCTACCTGTCCGGTTCAAGCCATTTCTACTAATCTTTAA
- the thiD gene encoding bifunctional hydroxymethylpyrimidine kinase/phosphomethylpyrimidine kinase, translating into MTRQTQSSVPVALTIAGSDSGGGAGIQADLKTFAFHRVHGASALTCITAQNTQGVSRVDALPPEAVVAQIEAVVSDIGVQATKTGMLLNQDIIQAVATQVKTLGLDNLVVDPVMVSRTGAQLIDDPAVECLRDVLMPLATIVTPNRYEAQMLSGLAINTLEDMQAAAQRIHQLGVTAVLVKGGGMTGNLRGVDVWFDGQELTILKTELVETRHTHGTGCTLSSAIAANLAQGKNLVSAVRCAKDYVTTALNYALDIGQGTGPVGHFFPLLRS; encoded by the coding sequence ATGACCCGTCAAACTCAATCAAGCGTACCCGTTGCCCTAACAATAGCTGGTTCTGATAGCGGCGGCGGCGCTGGGATTCAAGCAGATTTAAAAACATTCGCCTTTCACCGCGTACACGGTGCCAGTGCCCTGACTTGTATAACTGCACAGAATACTCAGGGCGTGTCGCGCGTGGATGCCCTGCCTCCAGAGGCAGTGGTTGCCCAAATCGAGGCGGTAGTCAGCGATATCGGCGTCCAGGCGACCAAAACTGGGATGTTACTCAATCAGGACATTATTCAGGCCGTGGCGACCCAGGTAAAAACCTTAGGTTTGGATAACCTGGTGGTAGACCCGGTGATGGTATCCCGAACGGGTGCCCAATTGATTGATGATCCGGCTGTAGAGTGTTTACGGGATGTTCTGATGCCCCTGGCAACCATTGTCACGCCGAACCGCTACGAAGCCCAGATGTTGAGTGGTTTAGCTATTAATACCCTAGAGGATATGCAAGCGGCAGCCCAACGCATTCATCAACTGGGGGTGACGGCTGTCCTCGTCAAAGGGGGAGGAATGACAGGCAACCTGCGCGGGGTTGATGTCTGGTTTGATGGTCAAGAGCTAACTATCCTGAAAACGGAGCTGGTGGAAACCCGCCATACCCATGGGACAGGTTGTACGCTCAGTAGTGCGATCGCGGCCAATCTAGCACAGGGAAAAAATCTGGTGTCGGCGGTGCGATGCGCTAAGGATTATGTCACAACGGCATTAAACTATGCCTTAGACATTGGTCAGGGAACAGGGCCAGTGGGACACTTTTTTCCCTTATTGCGCTCCTAG
- the ftsZ gene encoding cell division protein FtsZ: MTLNNKLELANQSSHITGQAELSIGVDNTHPYGNSGLQFAQISESTKGIPREETRSDNIVPGSVAKIKVIGVGGGGGNAVNRMIASEVSGVEFWSINTDSQALAQNAAARRLQMGQKLTRGLGAGGNPAIGQKAAEESREEIAHAIENADLVFITAGMGGGTGTGAAPIVAEVAKEMGALTVGVVTRPFTFEGRRRTTQAEEGIAALQSRVDTLIVIPNNKLLSVINEQTPVQEAFRVADDILRQGVQGISDIITIPGLVNVDFADVRAVMADAGSALMGIGIGSGKSRAREAASQAISSPLLEASIDGARGVVLNITGGSDLTLHEVNAAAETVYEVVDPNANIIFGAVIDDKMQGEVRITVIATGFSGETQSAPSSMKETPYPRRPIAPTPNPPMPPIEPRGRQQELDIPEFLQRRRFPKP, from the coding sequence ATGACGCTAAATAATAAACTAGAGCTTGCCAATCAAAGCTCTCACATCACAGGACAAGCTGAACTATCAATTGGTGTGGACAATACACATCCCTATGGGAATTCTGGGTTACAGTTTGCTCAGATCTCTGAGTCCACCAAGGGAATACCCAGGGAAGAAACCAGGAGTGACAATATCGTGCCAGGTAGCGTTGCCAAAATTAAAGTGATTGGCGTTGGCGGGGGTGGGGGCAATGCAGTCAACCGCATGATCGCCAGTGAGGTGAGTGGGGTCGAATTTTGGTCGATTAATACGGATTCTCAAGCTCTAGCCCAAAACGCGGCAGCTAGGCGCTTACAAATGGGGCAAAAGTTAACGCGAGGACTGGGTGCTGGCGGGAATCCAGCGATTGGTCAAAAGGCGGCGGAAGAATCCCGTGAGGAAATTGCTCATGCGATCGAAAATGCCGATCTGGTTTTCATTACCGCAGGTATGGGGGGCGGCACGGGTACGGGGGCGGCACCGATTGTGGCTGAAGTCGCGAAAGAAATGGGTGCTCTTACCGTTGGCGTCGTTACCCGTCCTTTTACGTTTGAAGGACGCCGTCGCACGACTCAGGCCGAGGAAGGGATTGCCGCCTTGCAAAGCCGGGTGGATACCCTAATCGTGATTCCCAACAACAAGCTGCTGTCAGTGATTAATGAGCAGACTCCTGTTCAAGAAGCCTTTCGCGTAGCGGATGATATCCTCCGTCAGGGGGTTCAAGGGATTTCCGATATCATCACCATTCCCGGTCTGGTTAACGTAGATTTTGCCGATGTTCGCGCTGTTATGGCGGATGCGGGGTCGGCGTTAATGGGGATTGGGATCGGTTCTGGCAAGTCGAGAGCTCGCGAAGCCGCGTCTCAAGCTATTTCCTCTCCCCTACTCGAAGCGTCCATTGATGGAGCCAGAGGTGTCGTCTTGAACATCACAGGGGGTAGCGATCTCACCCTCCACGAAGTGAATGCGGCGGCAGAAACGGTTTATGAGGTTGTCGATCCCAATGCCAATATTATTTTTGGAGCGGTGATTGATGACAAAATGCAGGGCGAGGTGAGAATTACCGTCATTGCCACGGGTTTTAGTGGAGAAACCCAATCGGCACCCAGCTCAATGAAGGAAACTCCCTATCCACGGCGACCGATTGCACCCACTCCCAATCCCCCCATGCCTCCCATTGAACCTAGGGGTAGACAACAGGAATTAGATATTCCAGAGTTTCTGCAAAGGCGTCGTTTTCCTAAACCTTAG
- a CDS encoding FtsQ-type POTRA domain-containing protein, translating into MESIASVSQAQLTTRRKKLRRERRIKSVQAIWRSLFVSGMATGLVWAITLPDWVISNSEQIVVEGNHWLSAKSIRSLLPLSYPESILRVEPQAIAKSLESQAPIAEATVTRQLLPPGLTIKVKERKPVAIAQSAEPSSAQAANPTAKSGFLDAQGVLMPETSYTRLEQTLELPSLKVIGSSDQYLSQWSEVYQAVSHSPVKVFEIDWRNPANLILKTELGNVHLGPYSSRFTEQLTVLDRMRELPSHIQAGNIAYINLQNPEFPAIQMEKGNDTVSPTTH; encoded by the coding sequence ATGGAAAGCATCGCATCAGTCTCTCAAGCACAATTGACCACCCGGCGCAAAAAGCTGCGACGTGAGCGTCGGATTAAATCGGTTCAAGCCATTTGGCGCTCACTGTTTGTGAGTGGTATGGCCACCGGTCTAGTTTGGGCGATTACGTTACCCGATTGGGTGATTTCAAATTCGGAACAAATTGTCGTCGAGGGCAATCACTGGCTTTCTGCCAAATCGATTCGTTCCTTGCTGCCCTTGTCTTATCCGGAATCCATACTGCGTGTCGAACCCCAAGCGATCGCCAAATCCCTAGAGTCTCAAGCTCCGATTGCCGAAGCTACCGTGACGCGCCAATTGCTGCCGCCCGGATTGACGATCAAAGTCAAAGAGCGTAAACCCGTGGCTATTGCACAATCCGCTGAGCCCTCCTCTGCTCAAGCGGCTAATCCTACTGCAAAATCGGGATTCTTGGATGCCCAAGGCGTTTTGATGCCTGAAACCAGTTACACCAGGCTGGAGCAAACACTGGAGTTACCCTCACTCAAAGTGATTGGCTCGTCTGATCAATATCTCTCTCAGTGGTCGGAAGTTTACCAAGCTGTCAGCCACTCCCCTGTGAAAGTTTTCGAGATAGATTGGCGCAATCCAGCCAATTTAATCCTGAAAACCGAATTAGGAAATGTCCATCTAGGCCCATACAGTTCTCGATTTACAGAGCAACTGACCGTTCTGGATCGGATGAGAGAATTGCCGTCTCATATCCAGGCTGGGAACATCGCCTATATTAACCTGCAAAACCCAGAGTTTCCGGCGATTCAAATGGAAAAGGGAAATGATACAGTATCACCCACCACTCATTAA